The Pseudomonadota bacterium genome has a window encoding:
- a CDS encoding amino acid adenylation domain-containing protein, which yields MLNTARAMDQLTEMSLTVREILVDFVMLDEASEISDRDAFADLGISSVQAMEVRVALEQRLGRPVPNTALFECPTVGDLASFLVDRPRAGQQQAQEAASQASVQEPLDQETDSRVAILAEATRFAESDASETLWQRALDGATLQARSFSPHTTLGYGKVKLPSSDESAIQQLGLRVVGAEALLKCKPVFAALDIVAQALQRYRIAKDLLTSHRVGVFAAAETGAAGRSVVNLPLANAVSYLLDLKGPSETVSALCASSFVAVHRAVRSLREGECELAIVLGTSFVDDGQFYAAAARGDYAELLDPTNVVRSFSNDAEGFVRAEGVGALVLASPRLTECAELAPLAWVLGTAAAHGGRSYSLEAPNARAIRATVEACLDDARVCSDQLDCIEAHGIGNPLADTIELSALDAALSARSAKTGKTWSIGSVKPNVGHPEIASGFAALVKAIHALRAGIIPGLAGYAPQTSQLNDFPHLAAAATPSPWQRDGDEPRMVGLNSYAIGGMTTHLVLSEAAQGPAATVSMPLASGSPSEEVATEEPFHYLQYLTESTLATVNDIAQEALGRPLEALDPDKSPIDYGFDSIAVVRFCQGVNDKLGLELKLGELLGLSSFQELAEFLGGRLQSALPMRSTLDPTRFDQDEDSLVLLPLSEIQKGLWLVQETQPANTSFNVPIFQRADRGLEIGLLCAALAVCLQSFPALRMRFIQDDDMRAVAQAVRRDITPYLDIEQSSFTTKDEMLAQAWERLRTPLDLAHDPLLRTFLFTQESAPTAYLLFVVHHIVIDGFSAVQFLKTFWNTYERLSRGTPAQEIPIRRELGFARYLEWEESYIGSDKADADLEWWKAQLHGSILDVRLPCDREKGSDTVLDASRVGVGSRSFFLHGEEVEGLRRLAKANRNFLSVVLLAAFGVLVRALTRLDEIPVVTPLGGRPDRSFASSVGCFINLVVTRLRVEPDASFTALLKEVKSAFTGAVKHGQYPFPLVGAKLGLGLMKTTNKSLPLGFTYQNIFDELPREAYAALAIEPTYEMYQESDDQYALEVVDERHRIEVKLKYQRALFDDETIERHLRYLGAILRQVQAEPDTLVRDLSFLAADERRFLLGRHGPSRAGDWVDRTVLDRFHEQAERAGEAVAIVDGDRQLSYRQLQAHIRGAAQRIASHGADAGQLVIVAMPRSLEAVIYMLGVLEAGCAFLPIDPALGAERIRSIAEQSQAALALTLASNPTLDAVLPTCVVALPERAPAADQASGRRRANDTAYIMYTSGSTGQPKGVAIDQVALTNLSLHIAQQYEVTSEDRVMLSAPLYFDMSIEEIFPYLISGAGIVVRPDTELRPDRLAALITTQRISVLNITPSFYGLIETLDDAQQSKLFESVRIVAFGGEALPAATRSHAQRFPVRIFNAYGPTEYTVNASITELVEGQPLSIGEPLSHTQLLVLDEALALVPIGVWGELHITGLGLAQGYLGQSELTERSFVANPYGEGRLYKTGDRVRWLADGRLEYGGRRDHQIKIRGHRIELGEVETTLAQMPGVSAAAAIYDPDRGGAITAFCAAAQPLAESALRGFAADRLPAYMQPGSYRTVSSLPMTTQGKVDRNALLVQSRVRTGRSFTAPRTPIEEIICEIWRQALSASRVGIDDDFFSLGGHSLLAVQVLSQLRTELGVEVPLGTFFELSSVRRIADYLHETESSQRKKRQGLNVLRSPCTTLIVPGLPGLSGGYYGLASMLRDGSEVLGLTMAGHDDTPALRSIRAMAEHNLQRLTQVKDRGKINIYAHSFGATVALEMLHQLREMPFEIGHVTFIDARLHEPLEHLSAPVVTNFIDLLVRMQPGRQGASPRLRAQVDAMVAGDPAGDSWPERLIQFLRAERVVVDRAFFRRAWAVVTAAATAQFVSPSTALPMDLRLIIAEQSRASLSPAPWQALFDSVRVDYAPGDHFSVAQSPHCSTWING from the coding sequence ATGTTGAATACGGCACGTGCCATGGATCAGCTGACCGAGATGTCGCTGACCGTTCGGGAGATCCTGGTGGACTTTGTCATGCTGGACGAGGCCAGTGAGATCTCCGATAGGGACGCCTTTGCTGATCTAGGGATTAGCTCCGTGCAGGCGATGGAGGTGCGCGTAGCGTTGGAGCAGCGGTTGGGACGCCCCGTGCCAAATACGGCGCTCTTCGAATGCCCGACGGTGGGTGACCTAGCGAGCTTTCTTGTTGATCGACCGCGTGCGGGCCAGCAACAGGCTCAGGAAGCGGCATCCCAAGCGTCAGTTCAGGAGCCGCTGGATCAGGAAACCGATTCTCGAGTTGCAATTTTAGCCGAGGCAACTCGCTTTGCAGAAAGCGACGCCAGCGAGACGCTATGGCAACGTGCCCTGGATGGCGCAACGCTTCAGGCTCGCAGTTTCAGCCCTCACACCACGCTAGGCTATGGAAAGGTCAAGCTGCCCTCGTCGGATGAAAGCGCAATCCAACAACTAGGGTTGAGGGTAGTCGGTGCCGAGGCACTGCTGAAGTGCAAGCCGGTCTTCGCTGCGCTCGACATCGTGGCGCAAGCACTCCAACGCTATCGCATCGCGAAGGATCTCCTGACCTCACACCGGGTTGGGGTCTTTGCCGCGGCGGAAACGGGGGCGGCTGGACGGAGCGTCGTCAACCTGCCGCTGGCCAACGCGGTATCTTATCTGCTCGATTTGAAGGGCCCGAGCGAAACGGTGAGCGCCCTGTGCGCCAGCTCTTTTGTCGCGGTCCATCGCGCGGTGCGCAGCCTGCGCGAAGGCGAGTGCGAGCTGGCGATTGTGCTGGGCACGAGCTTTGTTGACGACGGCCAGTTTTATGCAGCGGCTGCTAGGGGCGACTACGCCGAGCTATTGGATCCCACGAACGTGGTCCGCAGCTTCAGCAATGACGCGGAGGGCTTCGTGCGCGCCGAGGGCGTGGGGGCGCTAGTACTCGCATCCCCGCGGCTTACCGAGTGCGCCGAGCTGGCGCCCCTGGCCTGGGTGCTTGGCACGGCAGCGGCGCACGGGGGCCGCTCGTATTCGCTGGAGGCACCCAACGCGAGGGCAATTCGTGCGACGGTTGAGGCCTGCCTCGACGACGCGCGTGTGTGCAGCGATCAGCTCGACTGTATCGAGGCGCACGGAATAGGCAATCCGCTTGCAGACACGATCGAGCTCTCGGCCCTGGACGCGGCGCTGTCGGCGCGGAGCGCAAAAACCGGGAAAACGTGGTCGATCGGCAGCGTGAAACCGAATGTGGGCCACCCCGAAATTGCCTCTGGCTTCGCCGCGCTGGTCAAGGCCATTCACGCTTTGCGCGCCGGCATCATTCCGGGCCTCGCAGGCTACGCTCCCCAGACCTCTCAACTCAACGACTTCCCCCACCTGGCGGCTGCCGCGACCCCAAGCCCTTGGCAGCGCGATGGCGACGAACCTCGAATGGTGGGACTGAATAGCTACGCGATTGGCGGCATGACCACACATCTCGTGCTGTCGGAAGCAGCGCAGGGCCCTGCGGCAACAGTAAGTATGCCCCTTGCGTCCGGGTCACCTTCAGAGGAAGTGGCCACCGAGGAGCCATTTCACTACCTGCAGTACCTCACGGAATCTACGCTGGCCACGGTGAACGACATCGCCCAGGAAGCGCTCGGCCGGCCCCTCGAAGCGCTCGATCCAGATAAATCACCGATCGACTACGGTTTCGACTCGATTGCCGTGGTCCGCTTCTGTCAAGGCGTCAACGATAAGCTCGGCCTTGAGCTGAAGCTAGGTGAACTGCTGGGGCTTAGCTCGTTCCAGGAGCTTGCCGAATTCCTGGGCGGGCGGCTGCAGAGCGCTCTCCCGATGCGATCTACGTTGGACCCCACCCGCTTCGACCAGGACGAGGACTCGCTCGTGCTGCTGCCCCTCTCGGAAATCCAGAAGGGACTCTGGCTGGTGCAGGAGACGCAGCCCGCAAACACGAGTTTCAACGTGCCAATTTTCCAGCGTGCGGATCGCGGCCTAGAGATTGGTTTACTTTGCGCGGCGCTGGCCGTGTGTCTGCAGTCCTTCCCTGCCTTGCGTATGCGCTTCATCCAGGACGACGACATGCGCGCAGTGGCCCAGGCGGTTCGCCGGGACATCACCCCTTACCTCGATATCGAGCAGTCTAGCTTCACGACGAAGGACGAGATGCTTGCGCAGGCCTGGGAACGGCTACGCACTCCCCTCGACCTGGCGCACGACCCCCTCCTTCGCACGTTTCTCTTCACCCAGGAATCCGCACCCACGGCCTATCTGCTGTTCGTCGTGCACCACATCGTGATCGACGGTTTCTCCGCGGTGCAATTCCTCAAGACGTTTTGGAACACCTACGAGCGACTGTCGCGCGGTACGCCCGCCCAGGAGATACCGATCCGACGGGAGCTGGGGTTTGCCCGCTACCTTGAGTGGGAGGAGTCGTACATTGGTAGCGACAAGGCCGATGCGGACCTCGAGTGGTGGAAGGCGCAGCTCCACGGCAGCATCCTCGACGTGCGCCTCCCTTGCGATCGAGAGAAGGGCAGCGATACCGTCCTAGACGCATCCCGCGTGGGCGTCGGCAGTCGATCGTTCTTTCTACACGGCGAGGAAGTGGAAGGCCTGCGCAGGCTGGCGAAGGCCAATCGCAACTTCCTGTCCGTCGTGCTTCTCGCGGCCTTCGGTGTCCTTGTACGAGCGCTGACCCGACTGGATGAGATCCCCGTCGTCACGCCGTTGGGGGGGCGCCCCGATCGCTCCTTCGCCAGTTCGGTGGGGTGCTTCATCAATCTGGTCGTCACCCGCCTTCGCGTGGAGCCGGACGCCTCGTTTACGGCGCTGTTGAAGGAGGTGAAGTCGGCCTTCACGGGGGCGGTAAAGCACGGGCAGTACCCCTTCCCGCTAGTTGGCGCCAAGCTCGGACTGGGCTTGATGAAGACCACCAACAAGTCACTGCCCCTCGGATTCACCTACCAGAACATCTTCGATGAGCTGCCACGGGAGGCTTATGCAGCGCTGGCGATCGAGCCCACCTATGAGATGTACCAGGAGTCCGATGACCAGTACGCACTGGAGGTGGTCGACGAGCGACACCGAATAGAGGTCAAGCTGAAGTATCAGCGGGCGCTTTTCGATGATGAGACCATCGAACGGCACCTTCGCTATTTGGGCGCCATTCTTCGCCAAGTGCAGGCGGAGCCAGATACGCTGGTGCGCGATCTCTCGTTCCTCGCCGCGGACGAGCGGAGGTTCCTGCTGGGACGCCACGGCCCTTCGCGAGCCGGCGACTGGGTCGACCGGACCGTGTTGGACCGCTTCCATGAGCAGGCTGAACGTGCTGGCGAGGCGGTGGCTATCGTCGATGGAGATCGCCAGCTGAGTTACCGTCAGTTGCAAGCTCACATACGCGGCGCAGCGCAGCGTATCGCGTCGCACGGCGCCGACGCGGGGCAGCTCGTCATCGTTGCCATGCCCCGATCGCTCGAGGCGGTGATCTACATGTTGGGTGTTCTCGAGGCGGGGTGTGCCTTCCTGCCGATCGACCCGGCGCTCGGTGCGGAACGAATTAGGTCAATCGCCGAGCAGAGCCAGGCCGCCCTAGCGCTTACGCTAGCGTCCAATCCGACGCTGGATGCGGTGCTGCCCACCTGCGTTGTGGCCTTGCCAGAGAGAGCGCCCGCAGCCGACCAGGCCAGCGGTCGGCGCCGCGCAAACGACACGGCGTACATCATGTACACCTCCGGGAGTACGGGCCAGCCGAAGGGGGTGGCGATCGACCAGGTGGCCCTGACCAACCTCTCACTACATATTGCCCAACAGTATGAAGTGACGTCCGAGGACCGAGTGATGCTCTCGGCGCCTTTGTACTTCGACATGTCGATCGAGGAGATCTTTCCGTATCTCATCTCCGGTGCGGGCATTGTGGTGCGCCCAGACACTGAGCTCAGGCCGGATCGGCTGGCAGCACTCATCACCACGCAGCGAATCAGCGTGCTCAACATCACGCCGTCCTTTTACGGCTTGATCGAGACGCTCGATGACGCCCAGCAGTCGAAACTGTTCGAGAGCGTTCGTATCGTCGCCTTTGGAGGTGAAGCGCTGCCCGCCGCAACGCGAAGCCATGCGCAACGCTTCCCGGTTCGGATCTTCAACGCCTATGGACCGACCGAGTACACGGTGAACGCCTCGATCACAGAGCTGGTCGAGGGGCAGCCGTTGTCGATCGGTGAGCCACTTAGCCATACGCAGCTACTGGTGCTCGATGAGGCGCTCGCACTGGTCCCCATTGGCGTTTGGGGCGAGCTGCACATCACCGGCCTCGGCCTGGCGCAGGGATACCTCGGGCAAAGTGAATTGACGGAGCGCAGCTTCGTCGCTAACCCCTACGGCGAAGGGCGTCTGTACAAAACTGGAGATCGCGTCAGATGGTTGGCGGACGGGCGACTCGAGTACGGCGGGCGACGGGATCACCAGATCAAGATCCGTGGCCATCGCATCGAGCTCGGGGAAGTCGAGACCACCCTCGCCCAGATGCCAGGCGTTAGCGCGGCGGCAGCGATCTACGACCCAGATCGTGGAGGTGCGATAACTGCATTCTGCGCCGCCGCGCAACCGCTGGCCGAATCCGCACTGCGCGGCTTTGCTGCCGATAGGCTTCCTGCTTACATGCAGCCGGGAAGCTATCGGACTGTTTCGTCTCTGCCGATGACCACGCAAGGAAAGGTGGATAGAAACGCACTGCTGGTTCAGAGCCGAGTGCGTACTGGGCGGTCCTTCACCGCCCCGCGTACGCCTATCGAGGAGATCATTTGCGAGATTTGGCGTCAGGCCCTGTCGGCGTCGAGAGTGGGCATCGACGATGACTTCTTCAGCCTTGGCGGACATTCACTGCTGGCGGTGCAGGTCCTCTCCCAGTTGCGAACAGAGCTTGGCGTCGAAGTGCCCTTGGGCACGTTCTTCGAGCTCTCATCGGTGCGACGGATTGCCGATTATCTGCACGAGACGGAGTCGAGCCAGCGGAAGAAGCGCCAGGGACTAAACGTTCTGCGCTCGCCCTGCACAACGCTGATCGTTCCCGGTCTGCCTGGCCTGAGCGGTGGCTACTACGGCCTCGCAAGCATGCTAAGAGACGGTAGCGAAGTGCTGGGCCTCACCATGGCTGGACACGATGACACGCCAGCTTTGAGGTCGATTCGTGCGATGGCAGAACACAACCTTCAGCGTCTGACGCAGGTCAAGGATCGCGGCAAAATCAACATCTACGCCCACAGCTTTGGTGCGACGGTCGCGCTCGAGATGCTGCATCAGCTGCGAGAGATGCCGTTCGAAATCGGCCACGTGACCTTTATCGATGCACGCCTGCATGAACCGCTCGAACACCTGTCCGCACCGGTCGTGACCAACTTCATCGATCTCCTGGTTCGAATGCAGCCTGGTCGGCAGGGCGCATCGCCGAGGTTGCGGGCGCAAGTTGATGCGATGGTGGCAGGCGATCCGGCTGGGGACTCTTGGCCCGAACGACTCATCCAGTTCCTGCGCGCCGAACGCGTGGTGGTGGATCGCGCGTTCTTTCGTCGGGCGTGGGCGGTGGTGACCGCCGCCGCCACAGCGCAGTTCGTTTCCCCTTCCACTGCGCTGCCCATGGATCTACGACTGATCATTGCGGAGCAGAGCCGAGCCTCGCTGTCTCCTGCGCCTTGGCAAGCACTCTTCGACAGTGTGCGCGTGGATTACGCACCCGGTGACCACTTCTCCGTAGCGCAATCACCCCACTGCTCAACATGGATCAACGGATGA
- a CDS encoding FcoT family thioesterase: protein MMSQAVRCEEAMHLGTSAIEGAFIDRVLEPYRDHCRYLQGAYVVKTANADAGNAFACEGAFSIPKSCYIDDTGHFNAVEFNICYNQLAYVFLARGIELGFIPELGHFTLDSFHEKKLSNFLIMDIRSRYSAPIDASMFQGRVEIVSARSSRKCVILKMACTFRDAGAGRAKGEVTLGILHP, encoded by the coding sequence ATGATGAGCCAAGCCGTCCGCTGCGAAGAGGCAATGCACCTGGGTACCTCAGCCATCGAAGGTGCCTTCATCGACCGTGTACTGGAGCCCTATCGCGATCATTGTCGCTACCTGCAAGGGGCCTATGTGGTCAAAACTGCGAACGCAGACGCTGGTAACGCATTCGCTTGTGAGGGCGCCTTCTCGATTCCTAAGTCGTGCTACATCGACGACACGGGCCACTTCAACGCGGTCGAGTTCAACATCTGCTACAACCAGCTTGCCTACGTGTTCCTCGCCCGGGGCATAGAGCTTGGGTTCATTCCAGAGCTTGGCCACTTCACGCTCGATTCGTTCCATGAGAAGAAGCTCTCCAACTTCCTGATCATGGATATTCGGTCTCGCTACTCCGCCCCGATAGATGCGTCGATGTTTCAGGGACGTGTCGAAATCGTCAGCGCACGTAGCAGCCGCAAGTGCGTCATCCTCAAGATGGCGTGCACCTTCCGGGATGCTGGCGCGGGTCGTGCCAAGGGCGAGGTCACCCTCGGCATACTCCATCCTTAG
- a CDS encoding TauD/TfdA family dioxygenase codes for MQIIDAPPGGIGAELVNVDVRQLDGQSEEIGQIRDAIYRNKLLAIRKQELTTQEYLEFTRKVGTPQVYFQPQYHHPEHPEIFVSTNMLEKGKKVGVSGTGRYWHTDCQFETSPLPFTSIRPLVFPREQRGTYYMDMVKIYQELPDDLRTFLDAAVAIHEGKMRYKIQASDIDLSLAEILDRVHHEVPPVRHPAVIRHPVTQERMLYMSSGFTTKIEGLSHEENEALMSRVFSFCEQERFVHLHAWEKDDLIIWDNRSLNHKSTGAPPGTQSKSYRIGIYDHEPFYEGIAS; via the coding sequence ATGCAAATCATCGATGCACCACCCGGCGGGATCGGCGCCGAGCTCGTGAACGTAGACGTTCGGCAACTTGATGGTCAAAGCGAGGAGATAGGGCAGATCCGCGATGCGATCTATCGCAACAAGCTTCTTGCCATTCGCAAGCAAGAGCTAACCACACAGGAGTACCTGGAGTTCACCAGGAAAGTGGGAACACCGCAGGTCTACTTTCAGCCCCAGTACCACCATCCCGAGCACCCCGAGATTTTCGTATCCACGAACATGCTTGAGAAGGGCAAGAAGGTGGGCGTATCGGGCACCGGACGGTACTGGCATACGGATTGTCAGTTCGAGACCAGTCCCCTGCCGTTCACCTCGATCCGTCCGCTGGTGTTCCCACGGGAGCAGCGGGGCACCTATTACATGGATATGGTCAAGATCTATCAAGAACTCCCTGATGATCTACGAACCTTCCTAGACGCTGCCGTGGCGATTCACGAGGGAAAAATGCGCTACAAGATACAAGCGTCCGACATCGACCTCTCGCTCGCGGAGATCCTCGATCGCGTGCATCACGAGGTGCCTCCGGTTCGCCACCCTGCGGTCATCCGCCATCCCGTTACCCAGGAACGCATGCTCTACATGAGCAGCGGCTTTACCACGAAGATCGAAGGCCTCTCGCATGAGGAAAACGAGGCTCTGATGAGCCGGGTCTTCTCCTTCTGCGAGCAGGAGCGCTTCGTTCACCTGCACGCTTGGGAGAAGGACGATCTGATTATCTGGGACAACAGGAGTCTCAACCACAAGTCGACTGGTGCCCCTCCCGGCACACAAAGCAAGAGCTACCGAATCGGCATCTACGACCACGAACCGTTCTACGAGGGAATTGCATCATGA